A stretch of DNA from Basfia succiniciproducens:
AATTTTATATGGAACAAAAATTAATTATCCGTCAACTCGGTATACGGGATTACCAAAAAACCTGGCATGAAATGCAGGAATTCACCGACAATCGCACTGATAAAAGTGCCGATGAGATTTGGTTGGTTCAGCATCCCTCCGTTTTTACGCAAGGGCAAGCGGGCAAAGCCGAGCATTTACTCCGTAGCACGGCGATTCCCGTTGTGCAGTCGGATCGCGGCGGGCAAATTACCTATCACGGAATCGGTCAGCAGATTATGTATGTGTTGATCGATATTAAGCGGCTTAAAACACAGGGGCGGGATATTAGTGTCCGCCAACTGGTGAGTGCGCTGGAACAATCCGTTATCAACACGTTGGCGGATTACGGCATTGAAAGTTATGCAAAAGCGGATGCGCCGGGCGTTTATATTGACGGCAAAAAAATCTGTTCGCTGGGGTTGCGTATTCGCCGCGGTTGTTCTTTCCACGGGCTGGCGTTTAATATTAATATGGATCTCGAACCTTTTCACAGTATTAATCCTTGCGGCTATGCGGGGTTGGAAATGGTTCAGCTGGCGGATTTTGTTTCACCTCAGGAGGCGGATTGCGACAAAGTTTCGCCAAAATTAGTTGAACACTTTGTAACAATTTTAGGCTATAATAAGCAACAAATTTTTAACATTAAGGAATAACCTAGTGAGTACCGCATTTAAAATGGAACGAGGGGTAAAATACCGCGATGCAGCGAAAACCTCGATCATTCAAGTTAAAAATATTGATCCCGACCAGGAGTTACTGCAAAAACCTTCCTGGATGAAGATAAAACTTCCCGCCAATTCGGCTAAAATCCAAAGTATTAAAAACGGTATGCGTCGTCACGGGTTAAATTCCGTTTGTGAAGAAGCTTCATGCCCTAATTTGCACGAATGTTTTAATCATGGCACGGCGACATTTATGATCCTCGGGGCAATTTGTACGCGCCGTTGCCCGTTCTGTGACGTTGCGCACGGTAAACCGTTGCCGCCGGATCCTGAAGAACCGAAAAAATTAGCGGAAACTATTCAGGATATGAAATTGAAATATGTGGTGATTACTTCCGTTGATCGCGACGACTTGCCTGATCGCGGTGCGGGGCATTTTGCCGAATGTATCAAGGAAATCCGCAAAATTAACCCGAATACCAAAATTGAAATTTTGGTGCCTGATTTCCGCGGACGTATTGAACAGGCGTTGGATAAATTAAAAGACAATCCGCCGGATGTGTTTAATCATAATCTGGAAAATGTACCTCGTTTGTATCGCGATATTCGTCCGGGTGCGGATTATCAATGGTCGCTGAAATTATTACGTGAATTTAAAGCATTATTT
This window harbors:
- the lipB gene encoding lipoyl(octanoyl) transferase LipB; this translates as MEQKLIIRQLGIRDYQKTWHEMQEFTDNRTDKSADEIWLVQHPSVFTQGQAGKAEHLLRSTAIPVVQSDRGGQITYHGIGQQIMYVLIDIKRLKTQGRDISVRQLVSALEQSVINTLADYGIESYAKADAPGVYIDGKKICSLGLRIRRGCSFHGLAFNINMDLEPFHSINPCGYAGLEMVQLADFVSPQEADCDKVSPKLVEHFVTILGYNKQQIFNIKE
- the lipA gene encoding lipoyl synthase; this translates as MSTAFKMERGVKYRDAAKTSIIQVKNIDPDQELLQKPSWMKIKLPANSAKIQSIKNGMRRHGLNSVCEEASCPNLHECFNHGTATFMILGAICTRRCPFCDVAHGKPLPPDPEEPKKLAETIQDMKLKYVVITSVDRDDLPDRGAGHFAECIKEIRKINPNTKIEILVPDFRGRIEQALDKLKDNPPDVFNHNLENVPRLYRDIRPGADYQWSLKLLREFKALFPHIPTKSGLMVGLGETNEEILNVMQDLRNNGVTMLTLGQYLQPSRFHLPVARYVPPEEFDEFRTKAEVMGFEHAACGPFVRSSYHADLQASGGLVK